The genomic window TGCTGCACTTGCCGGCGTAGCGTGCGCTTGCAGATCGGCGCGATGCGGGCGCGCAATGCTGCGTGCGTCTGGTCTCGATTTGACTGGCTGAATTGAACGCGAAAACTTTCCAGATCGCCAAAGACACGATCATCGATCATGCTCACCAGGCCGTAGAGTTCCAGCAGCGAATTCTGCAACGGCGTGGCGGTCAGCAATACTTTTGAGTGAACACGCGCCAGCGCTTCTTTCAGCGTCTTGGCAATGACATTGCTGGTCTTATAAACGTTGCGCATGCGATGCGCTTCATCCATGACCACCAGATCCCAGTTGATAGCCTTAATATCTTCGGCCTTGGACTTTGCGAACTGGTAAGAGCAGATCACCGGGCCCGTCGATATCAGGAACGGATTCTGGCTCTCTTGTTTGCGGAAGGTGTTGTAGTTTTTGGATTCCAGAATCAGAGATTGCAGAACAAACTTGTCTTGCAATTCCTGATGCCACTGCTTGCGCAGGTTGGCCGGAACGATGATCAGGATGCGGCGGCGACGTTCAGCCCAGCGCTGAGAAATAACGAGGCCAGCCTCGATGGTCTTTCCTAGGCCAACTTCGTCGGCGAGGATGACACCACGCGATAGCGGATTTCGGCAGGCAAACAATGCGGCCTCAACCTGATGCGGATTAAGGTCAACCTGTGAATCCACCAGCGTGGATGCCAGCGATTCCATTGAGTCACTCGCGGCACGACGCGTCAGCAACCACGCGTAGTACTGGCTTTGGTATGGCGTGAGTGGCTGGCGCGTCATGACTTGGTCAGGCAAGAGTCAACGATTTCAAACGGTTGATAGAAATGTGGCAGCTGGCGAAATTGCCAACCAATTTCAAACGCCATGAATGCGTTCCCGGCGCCATTGTCATGTGGCTAATGACGGGAAAAACATTCGGTTTGTGTTTTTTGGCATACTCATGTGGGAAGAACGCGCATTTTCCGGAGACACAACCCTAACTATAAGGCGGCTGGCCTCCTACGTTAAGGATCGGCTGCCGGTGGCGTCATAAGAAGTCATTCCCGACGTCAGCCAGAGGTCTCTCGTCAACTTCATTGACCTGGACTTTACCGGCGCAAGAAATTCACCTTGAAGCAGGTGCACAGTCGCCGTGGGTTCGAACTCAGGCAGAGACGGGGCGGTGATATAAGAATGAGCCGCAAGAAAGAGAATCTACTCGAATTGCTGATAGAAGCACCATGGTGGATCAATATTGTTTTGGCGATTCTCAGTTTCGTTTTTCTTCGGTGGATAGTTCCCGCCATGCTCGGCAGCGAAGGCGCCGGAAAGATATTGGGTAACTTGTCTTCCCAGTTCTCGACATGGATTTCACTGCTTTTCGCCCTAATGGCGGCTGCATCATGGCTGCGCGAAATTTTCATGCGCCGCGGAAGATCAGTCCAGTCCGCTAGCGGTGGTACAGAATCGACGTTCGGCCAGCAATACGACAAGCCGGGCAAGGAAACACGAAGAGTCAATTCTTTGCTGGCAGTTGCGCCGGTTGATGCGAAACCGCTATCTTGGAGTGTCGAACTGCTGCGCGAGCTTGAGTGGAAGCGATTTGAGGCGGTTGGCGCGGAGTTATTTCGGGAGTTGGGATTCCGCGCTGAAATGCTGTCAAAGGGGCCTGACGGCGGGATTGATGTGAAGCTATATAAGGATAGTGATGTTGCCCCGGCCGCCATCGTGCAGTGTAAGTCATGGAAAGCACGACAAGTAGGCATCAAGCCGCTGCGGGAGTTTTTGGGCGTGATGACACATGAAGGGGTGACTGAGGGCATCTTTCTCGCGGCGTTTGATTTCACGCAGGAAGCGGTGGAATTTGCCAAGGCCAATAGAATTGATGCCGTCGATGGCAAACGCTTCTTTCAAATGATCGACACATTGAGTATCGAGGCGCAACAAAAACTGCTTGGGGTAGCGACCGAAGGCGACTATAAGACACCGAGTTGTCCAAGCTGTGCTATCAAGCTCGTACACAGATCAAGTAGCCATGGAAATTTCTGGGGCTGCGCGAATTATCCGCGTTGCAAATACAAAATGAACATCGCGTAACTGTGTATGTACCAAGCAGAATGCGCGTTGATCCGTTTGCGCGTGTTTTCGTCGCCGATCGGCATTCGAAAAGTTTTGAACTACTCTGGTCGTTTGAAGGTTATGACAGCGGGCGCACACCATTGCCGGAGATCGCAACAGTTCAAGTGCTGACACTGCAGTCGGTCAGTCCGCCAAGAATTCGAGGGTTGAGAAACGCGATGCAGTGTGATGTAAAACCTCGGACGCCAATGATTTTTCACGAGGATTTGTATCAATATTACTGTCAACCGCCCCCTCAACGGGACAAGGCGCTGTCCCCACTGCAGCGGCGAGGAATGGTGCGCCTGTCCGAGTTCCTTACGCTGGGCATAACCGCAGCCACCGTTTCACGTCTTGAACGCGAAGGCATGGTTGTGCGCCTTGCGCGAGGGCTCTATCAACGCCCGGACGCGTCTGTTGACGCAAACCATACACTCGCTGAAGCCTCCAAACTTGTCCCCAAAGGGGTCATCTGTCTTGCGTCGGCGCTTGCTTTCCACGAACTGACCGATCAACTGCCCCCGAAAGTATGGATGGCGATCGGTTCGAAGGACTGGCGTCCGCGATTTCAGTATCCGCCGGTTCGGTTTGCCCGCTTCCCCGAAACGCACCTGACCAGGGATGTCGAACACCATCGGATCGATGGCGTTCGGGTGCCTATCTTCGGAATTGCCAAGACGATCACCGATCTGTTCCGCTACCGACGGACCGTCGGCATCAACCTCGCGCTAGAAGGGCTACGCGAAGCGCTGCGCAAACGAAAGACAACGCCGGCAGCAATCGCCAAGCGTGCCGTCGAGGCGGGCGTGTGGAAGACAATGGAGCCGTATTTGACCGCCCTAGCGTCTGATGCCTAAGCCGGCGCGCAACATCGGCTCGTCGGTGCCGGCGCGGCGCGCGCTCACCCAATAAACACCTCCAGGG from Betaproteobacteria bacterium includes these protein-coding regions:
- a CDS encoding restriction endonuclease — encoded protein: MSRKKENLLELLIEAPWWINIVLAILSFVFLRWIVPAMLGSEGAGKILGNLSSQFSTWISLLFALMAAASWLREIFMRRGRSVQSASGGTESTFGQQYDKPGKETRRVNSLLAVAPVDAKPLSWSVELLRELEWKRFEAVGAELFRELGFRAEMLSKGPDGGIDVKLYKDSDVAPAAIVQCKSWKARQVGIKPLREFLGVMTHEGVTEGIFLAAFDFTQEAVEFAKANRIDAVDGKRFFQMIDTLSIEAQQKLLGVATEGDYKTPSCPSCAIKLVHRSSSHGNFWGCANYPRCKYKMNIA
- a CDS encoding type IV toxin-antitoxin system AbiEi family antitoxin domain-containing protein; the protein is MIFHEDLYQYYCQPPPQRDKALSPLQRRGMVRLSEFLTLGITAATVSRLEREGMVVRLARGLYQRPDASVDANHTLAEASKLVPKGVICLASALAFHELTDQLPPKVWMAIGSKDWRPRFQYPPVRFARFPETHLTRDVEHHRIDGVRVPIFGIAKTITDLFRYRRTVGINLALEGLREALRKRKTTPAAIAKRAVEAGVWKTMEPYLTALASDA